A genomic region of Vitreoscilla filiformis contains the following coding sequences:
- a CDS encoding glycosyltransferase family 2 protein codes for MTHPLWRSLGRLLGRAHQNRKKSASAGLSKRIPAPHGSGGHIEWVACTPGGDAFVVGWVAHDPALTAWLECADGRRLPLASAFRFTRQDLVDSHHPALVRTRAVDAAFMMAVPGVADGARLRLVLSDGGARTWWVSDAVAHPLPPHPVAAFKAMMERFSPRGRLVERFTKVDSALLAPLRAQQCAAWSQLPVDVHDLGVPVAAPQVSIIVPLYRRMDFVEPQLLKFSRDPWLRAHAEIIYVVDDPTLVEPMLLEAAAWFDLYQVPFRWVWGHANRGFSGANNLGVSVARADRLLFLNSDVFPTEPGWLAPMLEVLAQRPDLGLVAPLLLHTDGTVQHAGMTFRWAHDLGVWTNIHPNQGLDPALCVPPGVREHPTVTGACVLLRRGDLAAVGGWDTGYLIGDFEDSDLCLRLRARGLGCACLNDVRLTHLERQSFSSLGDDGFRHAVVILNAVRQQQRWGEAIAEQVKGASV; via the coding sequence ATGACGCATCCGCTGTGGCGGTCGTTGGGCAGGCTGCTGGGGCGGGCTCACCAGAATCGCAAAAAATCGGCCAGCGCTGGGTTGTCCAAGCGCATCCCAGCGCCCCACGGGAGTGGGGGGCACATCGAATGGGTGGCCTGCACCCCTGGGGGTGATGCCTTCGTTGTCGGCTGGGTGGCGCACGATCCGGCGCTCACGGCCTGGCTGGAATGTGCCGATGGGCGGCGCCTGCCGCTGGCATCAGCCTTTCGTTTCACGCGCCAAGACTTGGTCGATAGCCACCACCCCGCCCTGGTGCGCACCCGGGCGGTGGATGCGGCTTTCATGATGGCGGTGCCCGGCGTCGCCGACGGCGCCCGGCTGCGTTTGGTCTTGAGTGACGGTGGGGCGCGCACTTGGTGGGTGTCTGACGCCGTGGCCCATCCGTTGCCGCCGCACCCCGTGGCTGCGTTCAAAGCCATGATGGAGCGCTTTTCGCCACGCGGTCGGCTGGTGGAGCGGTTCACCAAGGTGGACAGTGCGTTGCTGGCGCCGTTGCGTGCCCAGCAGTGTGCCGCGTGGTCGCAGTTGCCGGTGGATGTCCATGACCTGGGGGTTCCCGTCGCCGCGCCGCAGGTCAGCATCATCGTGCCGCTGTACAGGCGCATGGATTTTGTCGAACCCCAGTTGCTCAAGTTCAGCCGCGATCCGTGGTTGCGGGCCCACGCCGAAATCATCTACGTGGTGGACGACCCCACCTTGGTGGAGCCCATGCTGCTGGAAGCCGCCGCGTGGTTTGACCTCTACCAAGTGCCTTTCCGCTGGGTGTGGGGCCATGCCAACCGGGGTTTTTCGGGGGCGAACAACTTGGGCGTGTCGGTGGCCCGGGCCGATCGGTTGCTGTTTCTCAACAGCGATGTGTTCCCGACCGAACCCGGCTGGCTGGCGCCGATGCTGGAGGTGCTGGCCCAGCGCCCCGACCTCGGCCTGGTGGCACCGCTGCTGCTGCACACCGATGGCACGGTGCAACATGCGGGTATGACCTTCCGCTGGGCCCATGACTTGGGTGTGTGGACGAACATCCACCCCAATCAGGGGCTGGATCCGGCGCTGTGTGTGCCTCCCGGCGTGCGCGAACACCCGACGGTGACGGGTGCGTGCGTGCTGTTGCGCCGTGGCGATCTGGCTGCCGTGGGGGGATGGGACACGGGTTACTTGATCGGAGACTTCGAAGACTCCGATCTGTGCCTGCGCTTGCGGGCGCGGGGCCTGGGCTGCGCCTGCTTGAACGACGTGCGTTTGACGCACTTGGAGCGCCAATCCTTCAGCAGCTTGGGGGACGATGGATTCCGCCATGCCGTGGTGATTTTGAACGCGGTGCGGCAGCAGCAGCGCTGGGGCGAGGCCATTGCCGAGCAGGTGAAAGGGGCCTCGGTATGA
- a CDS encoding DUF1501 domain-containing protein, with translation MSDWNRRDSLRWLGGLAASGWPGVQLLAAPAAGSQRLLVVMLRGAYDATNTLIPYSSSFYYEARPNLAIAKPGSDALSALELTADWGLHPALRASLLPLWQAKSLAFVPFSGLEDPSRSHFEMQDKIEFGRGSRSNDYSSGFLNRLAAELSPTPRALAFTNTLPPIFRGSVRVPNMALERGGIPPVSSQEALQTEQIVRMYQDTPLAAPVREGFDTRQRVQQDLAGEMEAASRGATAPRGLARSAPRIAKLLRDSYRIGFIDVGRWDTHVAQGGATGMLADRLSELGDGLAILARELGDVWAHTTVVVVSEFGRTFRENGNRGTDHGHGSALWVLGGSVRGGRVLGEQVASQPQTLNDNRDWPVLNDYRAVLAGLFGRWYGLSPAALARVFPGAPPQDVGLI, from the coding sequence ATGAGTGACTGGAATCGCCGCGACAGCCTGCGCTGGCTGGGGGGTTTGGCCGCGAGTGGGTGGCCGGGTGTGCAATTGTTGGCCGCCCCGGCGGCGGGATCGCAGCGCCTGCTGGTGGTGATGCTGCGCGGGGCCTATGACGCGACCAACACCCTGATCCCGTACAGCAGCAGTTTTTACTACGAGGCCCGCCCCAACCTGGCGATTGCCAAACCCGGATCGGACGCGCTGTCCGCACTGGAACTGACCGCCGACTGGGGTTTGCATCCCGCCCTGCGCGCCAGTTTGCTGCCGTTGTGGCAGGCCAAATCCTTGGCTTTTGTGCCGTTCAGTGGGTTGGAGGATCCCTCGCGCAGCCACTTCGAGATGCAGGACAAAATCGAGTTTGGCCGTGGCAGCCGCTCCAACGATTACAGCTCGGGCTTCTTGAACCGATTGGCCGCAGAGCTGTCGCCCACCCCCCGCGCTTTGGCGTTCACGAACACCTTGCCGCCGATTTTTCGCGGGTCGGTGCGTGTGCCCAACATGGCGCTGGAGCGGGGTGGCATCCCCCCGGTTTCCTCGCAGGAAGCCCTGCAAACAGAGCAGATCGTCCGCATGTACCAGGACACGCCGCTGGCAGCGCCCGTGCGTGAGGGCTTCGACACCCGCCAGCGTGTTCAGCAAGACCTGGCTGGGGAAATGGAAGCCGCTTCGCGGGGGGCGACCGCCCCTCGCGGCTTGGCCCGGTCGGCCCCGCGCATCGCCAAGCTGCTGCGGGACAGCTACCGCATCGGCTTCATCGACGTGGGGCGCTGGGACACCCATGTCGCCCAGGGGGGCGCCACGGGGATGCTGGCCGATCGCCTGTCCGAGTTGGGAGACGGTTTGGCCATCTTGGCGCGTGAGTTGGGGGATGTGTGGGCCCACACCACGGTGGTGGTGGTGAGTGAGTTTGGCCGTACTTTCCGAGAGAACGGCAACCGGGGCACAGACCACGGGCACGGCAGTGCGCTGTGGGTGCTGGGCGGCAGTGTGCGCGGTGGGCGGGTGCTGGGAGAGCAAGTGGCCAGCCAGCCCCAAACCCTGAATGACAACCGCGACTGGCCCGTGCTCAACGACTACCGTGCGGTGCTGGCCGGTTTGTTTGGCCGTTGGTATGGCTTGTCGCCGGCGGCCCTGGCGCGTGTTTTTCCGGGTGCCCCGCCGCAGGATGTGGGCCTGATCTGA
- a CDS encoding glycosyltransferase family 4 protein, translated as MSRAHNILVIAHGHPDFSLGGGEIAAYSLFQHYQQHPDVAQATFLARAEDPAGAPTGHLCARRANEYLWYQGMRDWFWQGTAHRDSLRTRFVDLLRALRPTVVHLHHYVHLGLDILSVIRQVLPDTRIYLTLHEYIAICRHYGLMIKPDSMELCKQATPQDCHRCYPAHSSEDFWLRQQFFQDRLAVVDGFIAPSEFLRQRYIAWGLDAQRIVTIENGQPERTPLPARALAPDERRNRFAFFGQVNPYKGLDLLLQALASLPSEVQKRLVLEVHAAHFDKQSRELRKRIQRLLDPLVEAGVVQWMGPYRPEDMRRRLAHIDWVLVPSIWWENSPLVIQEAFSAGRPVICSDIGGMAEKVRHGVDGLHVPAANALEWARTLSQVAELPGLWEQLAGHIRPVFTHTQSVQAHLDVFAA; from the coding sequence ATGAGCCGTGCGCACAACATTTTGGTGATCGCTCATGGTCACCCCGATTTCAGCTTGGGAGGCGGGGAGATCGCCGCCTACAGCCTGTTCCAGCATTACCAGCAGCACCCGGATGTGGCCCAGGCCACGTTTTTGGCCCGCGCCGAAGATCCGGCGGGTGCGCCCACAGGCCATTTGTGTGCCCGCCGTGCCAACGAATACCTGTGGTACCAAGGCATGCGCGACTGGTTCTGGCAAGGCACCGCCCACCGCGACAGCCTGCGCACCCGCTTTGTCGATTTGCTGCGGGCCCTGCGGCCAACGGTGGTGCATTTGCACCACTACGTCCATCTGGGGTTGGACATCCTGAGTGTGATCCGCCAGGTGCTGCCGGACACGCGCATCTACCTGACGTTGCACGAGTACATCGCCATCTGTCGCCATTACGGTTTGATGATCAAACCAGACTCGATGGAGCTGTGCAAACAAGCCACCCCGCAAGACTGCCACCGCTGCTACCCAGCCCATTCGAGTGAAGACTTCTGGCTGCGCCAGCAGTTTTTCCAAGATCGCTTGGCGGTGGTGGACGGGTTCATCGCCCCGAGTGAGTTTTTGCGCCAACGCTACATCGCCTGGGGGCTGGACGCCCAGCGCATCGTCACCATCGAGAACGGCCAGCCGGAGCGCACGCCGCTTCCCGCCCGGGCCCTGGCGCCGGATGAGCGTCGCAACCGCTTCGCTTTTTTCGGGCAAGTGAACCCGTACAAGGGCCTGGATTTGCTGTTGCAAGCCCTCGCGTCGTTGCCCTCGGAGGTGCAGAAGCGCTTGGTGCTCGAAGTGCATGCCGCGCACTTTGACAAGCAGTCCCGCGAGCTGCGCAAGCGCATTCAGCGCTTGTTGGATCCGCTGGTCGAGGCGGGGGTGGTGCAGTGGATGGGGCCCTATCGCCCAGAGGACATGCGCCGGCGCTTGGCCCACATCGACTGGGTGTTGGTGCCATCGATCTGGTGGGAAAACTCGCCGCTGGTGATCCAAGAGGCATTCAGCGCCGGGCGCCCCGTGATTTGTTCGGACATCGGTGGCATGGCCGAGAAGGTGCGCCATGGGGTGGACGGCCTGCATGTGCCGGCGGCCAACGCACTCGAATGGGCACGCACCCTCAGCCAAGTGGCCGAGCTGCCCGGGTTGTGGGAACAACTGGCGGGGCACATTCGCCCGGTGTTCACACACACCCAGTCGGTGCAGGCACACTTGGACGTCTTTGCGGCGTGA
- a CDS encoding ABC transporter permease: protein MIKRTPFQIQRAVVFALLMRELKTRFGGHWTGVLWLFLDPLLKLAMLTWLFTVVRGHAKHGVFDFAVFLFVAMVPFQLGVSLWKQLMNGVKANKGLFGYKQVKPLDTLIARTILEFSISVVVFLVGLIVLERLGFNIMWPADLLAYLMGVLAFVMIGFGLGLVSAVGVNYLPRLEMVISMLSMPLQIISGVMFPLSSLPREATDFLLYNPLLHLVEILRASFLPGYQMLQGTSVTYPMVWILICWSLGLLMYWVRRRELAEGRR from the coding sequence GTGATCAAGCGAACGCCCTTTCAAATCCAGCGTGCAGTGGTTTTTGCGCTGCTGATGCGCGAGTTGAAAACCCGCTTTGGTGGACACTGGACAGGGGTTCTGTGGCTATTTCTCGACCCACTGCTGAAGCTGGCCATGTTAACGTGGCTTTTCACCGTTGTGCGTGGGCACGCCAAACACGGGGTGTTTGATTTCGCTGTTTTTTTGTTTGTCGCCATGGTTCCCTTCCAACTGGGAGTGAGTTTGTGGAAACAGTTAATGAATGGCGTCAAGGCGAACAAAGGTTTGTTTGGGTATAAACAAGTCAAACCGCTGGATACGCTCATTGCGCGAACTATTCTCGAGTTTTCGATCAGCGTGGTGGTCTTTTTGGTTGGGTTGATTGTATTGGAACGGTTGGGATTTAACATCATGTGGCCTGCGGATTTGCTGGCGTACCTGATGGGGGTTCTTGCATTTGTCATGATTGGGTTTGGATTGGGGCTGGTGAGTGCGGTTGGTGTTAATTATTTGCCGCGCTTAGAGATGGTTATCTCGATGTTATCCATGCCTTTGCAAATCATTTCTGGGGTGATGTTTCCGCTGTCCTCATTGCCGCGTGAAGCGACGGATTTTCTACTTTACAACCCATTGTTGCACTTGGTCGAAATTTTGCGGGCCAGTTTTCTGCCTGGGTACCAAATGCTGCAAGGAACCAGCGTGACGTATCCAATGGTTTGGATTTTGATTTGTTGGTCGTTGGGGTTGTTGATGTATTGGGTGCGCCGGCGAGAGTTGGCCGAAGGCCGACGCTGA
- a CDS encoding 3-deoxy-7-phosphoheptulonate synthase, with protein sequence MNAKATVSAGSAPWNQERTSETDDQRIQKVTVLPPPEHLIRFFPIAGTPVEKLVKDTRHAIRQIMTGKDDRLLVVIGPCSIHDPAAAIDYAQRLKALRDEYADTLEVVMRVYFEKPRTTVGWKGLINDPYLDESFRIDEGLRIARQLLLEINRLGVPAGSEFLDVISPQYIGDLIAWGAIGARTTESQVHRELSSGLSAPVGFKNGTDGNLKIAVDAIQAASKPHHFLSVHKNGQVAIVQTKGNKDCHVILRGGKTTNYDATSVAAACKELEASKLTPTLMVDCSHANSSKQHQRQIDVAKDIAAQIKGGSRSVFGVMVESHLVAGAQKFTPGKDDASKLCYGQSITDACIGWDDSAEVLALLAQAVKKRRG encoded by the coding sequence ATGAACGCCAAAGCCACTGTCAGCGCAGGTTCTGCCCCGTGGAATCAGGAGCGCACCAGTGAAACCGATGATCAGCGAATCCAGAAAGTGACTGTCTTGCCTCCGCCCGAACATCTGATCCGCTTCTTCCCGATCGCCGGCACACCGGTCGAAAAGTTGGTGAAGGACACCCGCCATGCCATCCGCCAGATCATGACCGGCAAGGACGATCGTCTGCTGGTGGTGATCGGCCCGTGCTCGATCCACGATCCGGCTGCCGCGATCGATTACGCCCAACGCCTCAAGGCCCTGCGCGATGAATACGCCGACACCCTGGAAGTGGTGATGCGCGTCTACTTCGAAAAACCCCGCACCACCGTGGGCTGGAAGGGCCTCATCAACGATCCATACCTCGACGAGAGCTTCCGCATCGATGAAGGTCTGCGCATCGCCCGCCAGTTGCTGTTGGAAATCAACCGCCTGGGCGTGCCGGCTGGCAGCGAGTTTCTGGATGTGATCAGCCCGCAGTACATCGGGGACTTGATCGCCTGGGGCGCCATCGGGGCGCGCACCACGGAAAGCCAAGTTCACCGCGAGCTGTCTTCGGGCCTGTCGGCGCCGGTGGGCTTCAAGAATGGCACCGATGGCAACCTGAAAATCGCCGTCGATGCGATCCAAGCTGCCAGCAAGCCGCACCATTTCTTGTCGGTTCACAAAAACGGCCAAGTGGCCATCGTGCAGACCAAGGGCAACAAGGATTGCCACGTCATCCTGCGCGGCGGCAAGACCACCAACTACGACGCCACCAGCGTCGCCGCCGCTTGCAAGGAGCTGGAAGCCTCCAAGCTCACCCCGACCTTGATGGTGGATTGCAGCCATGCCAATTCCAGCAAGCAGCACCAGCGCCAGATCGACGTGGCCAAGGACATCGCCGCGCAGATCAAGGGCGGTAGCCGCAGCGTGTTCGGCGTGATGGTGGAAAGCCACCTCGTCGCTGGGGCGCAAAAGTTCACCCCGGGCAAGGACGACGCGAGCAAACTCTGCTACGGCCAGAGCATCACCGATGCGTGCATCGGTTGGGATGACTCGGCTGAAGTGCTGGCACTGTTGGCCCAAGCGGTCAAGAAGCGTCGCGGTTGA
- a CDS encoding ABC transporter ATP-binding protein has protein sequence MIELVNLTKYYPTPLGRHYVFKNLNFVFPEGANIGLMGRNGAGKSTLMRVMGGLDRPDEGFVRTQKSISWPVGLSSAIQSSLTARDNVRFVCRLYGASPQEVKERMQFVEDFAELGKFFDLPMKTYSSGMRGRVAFGLSLAFDFDYYLVDEGMATGDPIFRKKAQALFRQKISKSNLILVSHNTKDILDLCNTVVVLEGGVATLYEDVAEGLSIYENMQKKSSPRRLKASGRDL, from the coding sequence ATGATTGAACTGGTGAATCTGACCAAGTATTACCCGACTCCATTGGGTCGGCACTACGTGTTCAAAAATCTGAATTTTGTTTTCCCGGAGGGCGCCAACATTGGTTTGATGGGGCGCAACGGGGCGGGCAAAAGCACGCTGATGCGTGTCATGGGTGGGTTGGATCGGCCAGATGAAGGCTTCGTTCGCACGCAAAAGTCGATTTCTTGGCCGGTGGGGCTCAGTTCTGCCATTCAAAGCTCACTGACAGCGCGAGACAACGTTCGCTTCGTCTGCCGTTTGTATGGCGCTTCACCGCAGGAAGTGAAAGAGCGCATGCAGTTTGTCGAGGATTTCGCCGAGCTGGGTAAGTTCTTTGATCTGCCGATGAAAACATACTCATCCGGCATGCGTGGGCGGGTGGCTTTTGGGCTGAGTCTGGCGTTTGATTTTGATTATTATCTGGTGGATGAGGGGATGGCCACCGGCGATCCCATTTTCAGAAAAAAAGCGCAGGCGCTGTTTCGCCAGAAAATCAGCAAGTCCAACCTGATTTTGGTGTCCCACAATACGAAAGACATTCTCGATTTGTGTAACACCGTGGTGGTTCTTGAAGGCGGAGTGGCGACTTTGTACGAAGATGTTGCAGAAGGCCTCTCGATCTACGAGAACATGCAGAAAAAATCATCCCCACGCCGCTTGAAGGCTTCTGGACGAGATTTATGA
- a CDS encoding DUF1800 domain-containing protein: protein MMAHRDPAWWNLRRPHWRTSAWVFGLLVLFWASWVHAGEREEALWLQRLSFGVTPQSLADVQRTGREAWLAQQWRRDMPLASVPAVQARIENLKVSQLTGLQALAQVQAQRALLRERTDPASAAMQRKQRKQLRSELDALQGQAIQRTLLRAVYSPQPLREVLTWFWFNHFNVVAEGDFVLQAMVGDYEQNVIRHHATGRFRDLLQAVATHPAMLVYLNNDRNVRGHINENYARELMELHTLGVDGGYTQQDVQQLARILTGLSVGRPGDSRLPDGAVSLSGGLALFLPRRHEPGPKTLLGRTLDQDGWAQIEQALDMLAHHPATARYISLKLARYFVADEPSPDLVQRLSRRFLDTEGDIAAVMQTLVNSPEFAASLGRKFKDPVHYVVSAVRLMLPNDPVELRVARLQGWLRQLDEPLYGRRTPDGYPLVASAWNGSGQMTQRFEVAQQIAKAQHLDLPEAGGIRLLGPQDEFSQRVWLPGLSSRSREVLQEAQAHPVVWRRLLLSTPEFMFR from the coding sequence ATGATGGCGCATCGTGACCCTGCATGGTGGAACCTGCGCCGACCCCATTGGCGAACAAGCGCCTGGGTGTTCGGGCTGCTGGTGCTGTTTTGGGCGTCGTGGGTTCACGCGGGTGAACGCGAGGAAGCGTTGTGGCTTCAACGCCTGAGTTTTGGGGTCACGCCGCAAAGCCTGGCGGACGTTCAACGCACGGGCCGCGAGGCTTGGTTGGCCCAGCAGTGGCGCCGGGACATGCCGCTGGCGTCCGTCCCTGCGGTTCAGGCGCGCATTGAGAATTTGAAGGTCTCGCAGCTCACGGGGCTTCAGGCGTTGGCGCAAGTGCAGGCCCAGCGTGCCTTGCTGCGCGAGCGAACCGACCCGGCCAGTGCCGCCATGCAGCGCAAGCAGCGCAAGCAGCTTCGCAGTGAGTTGGATGCCTTACAAGGCCAGGCCATCCAGCGCACGCTGCTCAGAGCCGTCTACAGCCCCCAGCCCTTGCGTGAGGTGCTGACGTGGTTCTGGTTCAACCACTTCAACGTGGTGGCCGAGGGGGATTTTGTCCTCCAAGCCATGGTGGGGGACTATGAGCAGAACGTCATCCGCCACCACGCGACGGGCCGTTTCCGCGATCTGCTGCAAGCCGTGGCCACACACCCAGCCATGCTGGTCTACCTGAACAACGACCGCAACGTGCGCGGCCACATCAACGAAAACTACGCCCGCGAGCTGATGGAGCTGCACACCCTGGGCGTCGATGGGGGTTATACCCAGCAGGACGTGCAACAACTGGCGCGCATCCTCACAGGCTTGAGCGTGGGCCGACCAGGTGACAGCCGGTTGCCAGATGGGGCCGTGAGCCTGTCGGGGGGGCTGGCGCTGTTTCTGCCCCGTCGCCATGAGCCAGGGCCCAAAACCTTGCTGGGGCGGACGCTGGATCAGGACGGTTGGGCGCAGATCGAGCAAGCGCTGGACATGCTGGCACACCATCCTGCAACGGCCCGCTACATCAGCCTCAAGTTGGCGCGCTATTTCGTGGCCGATGAGCCTTCGCCCGATTTGGTGCAGCGCCTGAGCCGCCGCTTTTTGGACACCGAGGGCGACATCGCGGCTGTGATGCAGACCTTGGTGAACTCACCCGAATTCGCCGCCTCGCTGGGGCGCAAGTTCAAGGATCCGGTTCACTACGTGGTGTCGGCGGTGCGGCTGATGCTGCCGAACGACCCGGTCGAATTGCGGGTGGCGCGGCTGCAAGGGTGGTTGCGGCAGTTGGATGAACCGCTGTACGGGCGCCGCACGCCCGATGGTTATCCGCTCGTGGCCAGTGCGTGGAACGGCTCCGGACAGATGACTCAGCGTTTCGAAGTGGCCCAGCAGATCGCCAAAGCCCAGCACCTGGACTTGCCAGAAGCCGGTGGCATTCGCTTGTTGGGCCCGCAGGACGAATTCAGCCAGCGGGTGTGGTTGCCGGGTTTATCCAGCCGCTCGCGTGAGGTGTTGCAAGAAGCCCAAGCGCATCCCGTGGTTTGGCGGCGCTTGCTGCTGTCCACACCCGAATTCATGTTCCGTTGA
- a CDS encoding polysaccharide biosynthesis/export family protein — translation MLSRILRRLPLLGLWVAVLGPVSLYAQSASSAEPSLAVPSSQAGLVGGAGTSLAMPTPVAAPAPTAAPAPATALPFPTSPSGLGGTVVFGSQMFVGRFANMPFTGFNPDYQIAVGDRVLLRIWGAVTYEAYQNVDPQGNIFIPNVGPVSVLGVQNKDLNKQVEAQVRRTFRANVGVYASLDSAQPVRIYVTGFVRAPGLYGGVSSDSVLNFIDKAGGIDPDRGSYLSVKVLRGGKPRANINLYRFLLDGELDRLQFQDGDTVVVLPRQHTVTVMGEAQNAYVFELDRPEVSGSDIFYMARPKPTATHVSVVRNTGVQLTSEYHRLADAKPVMVRSGDLVTFTADKYTTTLLVRVDGDQQGDRSLVMPVGATLKDLMARLNPSPRANLDGVQLFRKSVQQRQKASLEVALRNLETAALTARSSTTEEANLRKSEADLMLNFTARARSIQPLGQVVLTDREEADKLLLEDGDVLNIPTRNHLVLLSGEVLFPNAQVYSPGASVDDYVQLAGGYTQSADTSKQIVLRSNGSVAPSGSNPEPGDEILILPKIESKNIEVTRSVTQILYQIAISAKVALGL, via the coding sequence ATGCTGTCTCGAATTCTTCGTCGTCTCCCTTTGCTGGGCTTGTGGGTGGCTGTGTTGGGGCCCGTGTCGCTGTATGCCCAGAGCGCTTCCTCGGCTGAACCGTCGCTGGCTGTACCGTCTTCGCAAGCCGGTTTGGTCGGGGGTGCCGGCACGTCGCTGGCGATGCCGACCCCGGTGGCAGCGCCAGCGCCCACCGCAGCCCCTGCACCCGCCACCGCGTTGCCGTTCCCCACTTCTCCGTCCGGTTTGGGCGGCACGGTGGTGTTTGGCTCTCAGATGTTCGTGGGCCGGTTTGCCAACATGCCCTTCACGGGGTTCAACCCGGATTACCAGATCGCGGTGGGCGACCGGGTGCTGTTGCGCATCTGGGGTGCGGTGACCTACGAGGCTTACCAAAACGTCGATCCGCAGGGCAACATCTTCATTCCCAATGTCGGGCCGGTGTCGGTGCTGGGGGTGCAGAACAAAGACCTGAACAAGCAGGTCGAAGCCCAAGTGCGGCGCACCTTCCGCGCCAATGTCGGGGTGTACGCCTCGCTGGACTCGGCCCAGCCTGTGCGCATCTACGTGACGGGCTTTGTGCGCGCCCCGGGTCTGTACGGCGGGGTGTCCTCGGATTCGGTGCTGAACTTCATCGACAAGGCCGGTGGCATCGATCCCGATCGCGGCAGCTACCTGTCTGTCAAGGTGCTGCGTGGCGGCAAGCCGCGTGCCAACATCAACCTGTATCGCTTCCTGCTGGACGGTGAGCTGGATCGCTTGCAGTTCCAAGATGGGGACACCGTCGTGGTACTGCCGCGCCAGCACACGGTGACGGTGATGGGCGAAGCGCAGAACGCTTATGTGTTCGAGTTGGATCGCCCCGAAGTGAGTGGATCCGACATCTTTTACATGGCTCGCCCGAAGCCGACAGCCACCCACGTCAGTGTGGTGCGTAACACCGGGGTGCAGCTCACCAGCGAGTACCACCGCCTGGCCGACGCCAAGCCGGTGATGGTTCGCAGTGGGGATTTGGTGACGTTCACGGCGGACAAATACACCACCACTTTGCTGGTGCGTGTCGATGGCGATCAGCAGGGTGATCGCTCTCTGGTCATGCCAGTGGGCGCTACGCTCAAGGATTTGATGGCCCGTCTCAACCCATCGCCGCGTGCCAATTTGGATGGGGTGCAGTTGTTCCGCAAGTCGGTGCAGCAGCGCCAGAAAGCCAGTTTGGAAGTAGCGCTGCGCAACCTGGAAACCGCCGCGCTGACCGCCCGCTCTTCCACCACCGAAGAGGCCAATCTGCGCAAATCCGAAGCCGATTTGATGCTGAACTTCACGGCGCGTGCCCGTTCGATCCAGCCGCTGGGCCAAGTGGTGCTGACCGACCGTGAGGAGGCCGACAAGCTGTTGCTGGAAGACGGTGATGTGCTCAACATCCCGACGCGCAACCACCTGGTGCTGCTCAGCGGCGAGGTGTTGTTCCCGAATGCACAGGTGTACTCGCCGGGGGCTTCGGTGGACGACTACGTGCAGTTGGCCGGTGGCTACACCCAGAGCGCCGACACGTCCAAGCAAATTGTGCTGCGCAGCAATGGCAGCGTGGCGCCATCGGGCAGCAACCCTGAGCCGGGGGATGAAATCCTGATCTTGCCGAAGATCGAGTCGAAGAACATCGAGGTCACCCGCTCGGTGACGCAGATCCTGTACCAGATTGCCATCAGTGCCAAGGTGGCGCTGGGCCTCTGA
- a CDS encoding cob(I)yrinic acid a,c-diamide adenosyltransferase translates to MANRLSQIATRTGDDGTTGLGDGQRVPKTHLRITAMGDVDELNSHLGVLLAEPLPNDVRELVLTIQHELFNLGGELCIPGYSLLKEDALLRLDEALAHYNAQLPRLAEFILPGGSRSAALAHVARAVARRAERAVVELAQSGEAVNAAPRQYLNRLSDLLFVLARVLNRANLDGLGGDDVYWKSERLASQAAE, encoded by the coding sequence ATGGCCAATCGACTCTCACAAATCGCCACCCGCACCGGCGACGATGGCACCACTGGTCTCGGCGACGGCCAGCGCGTGCCCAAAACCCACCTGCGCATCACCGCCATGGGCGATGTGGATGAGCTGAACTCCCACTTGGGTGTGCTGCTCGCCGAACCCCTGCCCAACGATGTACGTGAGTTGGTACTCACCATCCAACACGAACTGTTCAACCTGGGCGGCGAGCTGTGCATTCCCGGCTACAGCCTGCTGAAGGAAGACGCCTTGTTGCGCTTGGATGAAGCGCTGGCGCACTACAACGCCCAACTGCCGCGCTTGGCGGAGTTCATCCTGCCGGGCGGCAGTCGCAGCGCGGCTTTGGCGCATGTGGCCCGTGCCGTGGCGCGCCGGGCCGAGCGGGCGGTGGTGGAACTGGCGCAATCCGGCGAGGCGGTGAACGCGGCGCCACGCCAGTACCTGAACCGGTTATCCGACCTGTTGTTCGTGCTGGCCCGTGTGCTCAACCGCGCCAACCTCGATGGGTTGGGCGGTGACGATGTGTACTGGAAAAGCGAGCGACTCGCCAGCCAAGCCGCCGAATGA